One Mya arenaria isolate MELC-2E11 chromosome 5, ASM2691426v1 genomic window carries:
- the LOC128234554 gene encoding uncharacterized protein LOC128234554 — translation MPGVRLPFQCVVCKTRTNPKNRRKINSELKQLILKRLPIELKDTDVLCNKCRIKHFYKLSPVENFDNKLIDQSDNEEYQPPVSKKTSFASPPSVRLNIPSTPKSHSRCFICKRPGPKLIVVPSEARFTAFVQRNVIIKSGTRCCPVHMDESQIKDEALQSVKASESAFVNRATVLELLNKLRASCNKTQKRFDFNTLNNEEYVDLTGLNKEAIRDICAGVEGHIRNTPVRDILTTVGIFFFKLKSGLSNTILSIIFGISKSSVRRAIATTRQTLKENFVRLNLGFNHISRQKVINQHTRQLARSLFVDEAGDSSRLILVLDGTYIYIQKSQNHHFQRRSYSMHKGRPLVKPMVIVTTSGHYMSVLGPYLSDGKNNDAKILNHIINTNVEDIKSYVHPGDIFVVDRGFRDSLQLLEDLGIQSKMPSFLPKGETQFQTEVANTSRLVTKIRWVVESANARLKRWKYLDRVLPNSQVPFIGDFVQIICAVCNKYLPPLSSSCSDDDRLAQHMLQLATQENSLKTEIEESNLDKSRAVWVPVSDTDLEDFPRLTEDILRTLTCGVYQLKLCPGYIQEHLEGDEDIRVHKERSGLIRVRLQSRHVSAKQYNLWIKFNNYEILGWYCKCRSGSRIVGMCAHCAAVIWYLGYGKHRFLGALGVRDWSEYVDDASVVPPTVDSSDSDSD, via the exons ATGCCAGGAGTACGGCTTCCATTCCAGTGTGTTGTATGTAAAACACGGACAAATCCAAAAAATAGACGTAAAATAAATTCAGAACTTAAGCAACTGATACTTAAGCGCCTGCCAATTGAATTGAAGGACACGGATGTACTCTGCAACAAATGCCGTATAAAGCACTTTTACAAGCTATCACCTGTTGAAAATTTCGATAATAAACTCATTGACCAAAGTGACAATGAGGAATATCAACCTCCAGTATCAAAGAAAACCTCATTTGCTAGCCCTCCATCCGTTAGACTGAATATCCCCTCAACACCCAAATCTCATTCACGGTGCTTTATTTGTAAGAGACCTGGACCCAAGCTTATAGTTGTGCCATCAGAGGCAAGATTCACAGCTTTTGTTCAGCGGAATGTAATCATCAAAAGTGGCACAAGATGCTGTCCGGTCCACATGGATGAATCCCAAATAAAAGATGAAGCCCTCCAATCTGTCAAGGCATCTGAATCTGCATTTGTAAACCGTGCAACTGTGTTGGAACTATTGAACAAGTTGAGGGCATCATGTAACAAGACCCAAAAACGATTTGACTTCAACACGCTGAACAATGAGGAATATGTTGATCTCACCGGACTTAACAAGGAGGCCATTCGGGATATTTGTGCTGGTGTGGAGGGACATATCCGTAACACCCCTGTCAGAGATATTCTCACAACAGTCggaatttttttctttaaattaaaatcaggACTTTCAAATACTATTCTGTCAATTATATTTGGTATTTCCAAATCAAGTGTTCGAAGAGCAATCGCTACAACAAGACAAACTTTAAAGGAAAACTTTGTACGTCTCAATTTAGGATTTAACCATATTTCAAGGCAAAAAGTAATTAATCAACACACACGCCAACTCGCCCGATCGTTGTTTGTTGATGAAGCTGGAGACAGTTCACGTCTGATTTTAGTGTTGGATggaacatacatatatatccaAAAAAGCCAAAACCATCATTTCCAACGCAGGTCATACAGCATGCACAAGGGGAGGCCACTTGTTAAGCCAATGGTGATTGTAACAACAAGTGGCCATTACATGTCTGTACTTGGCCCTTACCTGTCTGATGGAAAGAACAATGATGCAAAAATCCTCAACCATATCATCAATACAAACGTTGAGGATATCAAATCGTATGTCCATCCTGGTGACATATTTGTGGTGGACAGAGGGTTTAGGGATTCCCTGCAGCTATTAGAG GATCTGGGAATACAGTCAAAGATGCCTTCATTTTTGCCAAAAGGCGAGACCCAGTTCCAAACCGAGGTCGCCAACACTAGCAGGCTTGTCACGAAG ATCAGATGGGTGGTTGAGTCTGCCAACGCACGGCTCAAGAGATGGAAATACTTAGACAGAGTATTACCTAACAGCCAGGTTCCATTTATTGGCGACTTTGTGCAAATAATTTGTGCCGTTTGCAACAAATATCTTCCGCCACTTTCATCTTCATGCTCTGATGATGACAGACTCGCACAACATATGCTGCAGTTAGCAACTCAAGAGAACTCTCTGAAAACTGAGATTGAGGAGAGCAATCTCGACAAAAGTCGAGCCGTGTGGGTTCCAGTTTCTGACACTGATCTTGAAGACTTCCCTCGGCTCACTGAGGACATACTACGGACCCTCACATGTGGTGTCTATCAGTTGAAGCTTTGCCCTGGATACATCCAAGAACACCTTGAGGGCGATGAAGACATTCGTGTACACAAAGAAAGAAGTGGGCTAATTCGTGTGCGTTTACAAAGTCGTCATGTCTCGGCGAAACAATACAATCTTTGgattaaattcaacaattatgAAATTCTTGGTTGGTATTGCAAATGTAGATCTGGTTCAAGGATAGTTGGAATGTGTGCACACTGTGCAGCAGTGATTTGGTACTTGGGTTATGGAAAGCACAGATTTTTGGGTGCTCTTGGTGTTCGTGACTGGAGTGAATATGTTGATGATGCTAGTGTTGTTCCACCAACAGTTGATAGTTCAGACTCGGACAGCGATTAA